ATTGCCATCCTGAGCGAGCGCCGAGCCCGCGCTGCGGGCGATGGCACGAGTCGAAGGACCCCTACTCCATCACAACCATGAAGGTTGAGCGAGGTCACTTCTGGAAGAACATCTTCACCGCGACACCCGCCAGCACCACCGCAAAGACTCTCCGCAGCACGAGGTTCGACAACTGCTGCGCCCAGGCGCCGCCGAAATACGCGCCCACGAGCACACCGGCGGCCATCAGCAGGCCGACTTTGAAGTTGACGTTCCCTGCCTTGTAGTACTCCATGATGGCGAAGATGCCGGTCGGCCCCAGCAGCATGACCAGCGACGTCCCCTGCGCCATCTTCTGGTCCATGTGGAAGGCGTACACCAGAAGCGGGATGGCAATCACCCCGCCCCCCACCCCGATCAGCCCGGCAAAAATCCCTACTCCCACCCCCAGCACCAGCGCCAGAATCAGCATCAGCATGGTCTTCGCCTCGTCCTCTTTTTTACATCCCGAGCCCGCCGCTGCGGGCAAGGGAGCCCTACCCCCAGAACAACATCAAGAAGCCTACTTTGTAGAAAACACGGCCAAAAACTCCTCCGCCCGCTCGCGCACGTTCTTCACGTGCTTCTGCAGCTTCAGCCCGCTGCCCTCTTCCAGGATGGGAATGAGCTTGTCGAACTCCGGCCCGGAGTGCGACCCGGTGATCACCAGCCGGATGGGATGGTATAGCTCCTTCCCCTTGGCGCCCGTCTCTGCCTTCACCTCGTTGACGATGGATTTGAATCCCTCCACCGTCATCGCCTGCCCGGCCGGCACCCGGCGGCAGAAGGCCTCGATGACCGC
This Terriglobales bacterium DNA region includes the following protein-coding sequences:
- a CDS encoding sulfite exporter TauE/SafE family protein, giving the protein MPAAAGSGCKKEDEAKTMLMLILALVLGVGVGIFAGLIGVGGGVIAIPLLVYAFHMDQKMAQGTSLVMLLGPTGIFAIMEYYKAGNVNFKVGLLMAAGVLVGAYFGGAWAQQLSNLVLRRVFAVVLAGVAVKMFFQK